One part of the Alistipes onderdonkii genome encodes these proteins:
- a CDS encoding PspC domain-containing protein: MKETVNVNIGSQAFTLDEDAYRVLRSYLDDIRSRLPEYDTETMGDIEVRIAEIFREIVSSPMRVITLDTVRAAMHQMGAPSDFGERRGNAAPQEEEEAEPETRKLYRSRTDRSIAGICGGLADFFHIDATVMRLIMLFLIIFGGLSIWAYIILWIIIPEEPARKFNINRKNR; this comes from the coding sequence ATGAAAGAGACAGTAAACGTAAATATCGGCTCGCAGGCTTTCACCCTCGACGAAGATGCTTACCGTGTACTCAGGAGTTATCTTGACGACATACGCAGCCGCCTGCCCGAATACGACACCGAAACCATGGGCGACATCGAGGTACGCATCGCCGAGATATTCCGCGAGATCGTCTCCTCTCCCATGCGCGTCATCACCCTCGACACGGTGCGCGCGGCGATGCACCAAATGGGGGCACCCTCGGACTTCGGCGAGCGCCGCGGCAACGCCGCCCCGCAGGAGGAAGAGGAGGCCGAGCCGGAAACCCGCAAGCTCTACCGCTCGCGCACCGACCGCTCGATCGCCGGTATCTGCGGAGGGCTGGCAGACTTTTTTCACATCGACGCGACGGTCATGCGGCTCATCATGCTGTTCCTGATAATCTTCGGCGGGCTTTCGATCTGGGCCTACATCATCCTCTGGATCATCATCCCCGAAGAACCCGCCCGAAAATTCAATATTAACCGTAAAAACCGATAA
- a CDS encoding PspC domain-containing protein → MATDKTKKLYRVRDGIIAGVCGGLADFFGLDPSLIRIATLILILFGGLSLWVYIILWLIVPKAPKRLTE, encoded by the coding sequence ATGGCAACGGACAAAACAAAAAAACTGTACCGGGTACGCGACGGCATCATCGCAGGCGTCTGCGGCGGACTGGCTGATTTCTTCGGGCTCGACCCGTCGCTCATACGTATCGCAACTCTAATCCTCATACTCTTCGGCGGGCTTTCGCTCTGGGTATATATCATCCTCTGGCTGATCGTACCGAAGGCTCCGAAGCGATTAACCGAATAA
- a CDS encoding PadR family transcriptional regulator — protein MAEDNVKAQMRKGILEYCILAILSREDSYAPKIIAELKEAEMIVVEGTLYPILTRQKNSGLLTYRWEESPQGPPRKYYTLTDKGRDYLKTLDEAWDELVGQIQVIRHGK, from the coding sequence ATGGCTGAAGACAACGTAAAAGCGCAGATGCGCAAGGGAATCCTGGAGTATTGCATCCTCGCCATCCTTTCCCGCGAAGATTCGTATGCTCCGAAGATCATCGCCGAACTCAAAGAGGCCGAGATGATCGTGGTCGAGGGTACGCTGTACCCGATCCTCACGCGGCAGAAAAATTCGGGGCTCCTGACCTACCGGTGGGAAGAATCCCCGCAGGGGCCGCCCCGCAAATACTACACGCTGACCGACAAGGGGCGTGATTATCTCAAAACGCTCGACGAGGCATGGGACGAACTCGTAGGGCAGATACAGGTCATTCGCCACGGAAAATAA
- a CDS encoding head GIN domain-containing protein, translated as MKRILLIAVLLGTMITATTYFVCIAAPSVLFGKGIKGSGNIVTRTIDAPDFDRVDAARAVKVVITGKATDKITIQADDNIMEYVVVEAKGGRLTATIDKSVNNVSNADVTVTVPANGRIRALDASSAARITSDVTLTADKFSIDASSAARIDAAVKSTTCAVAASSASDIDAAIETGTCTVEASSASKITLKGSAAECSIDMSSASKLSAAEFTVTDCSVDTSSAAKATVNCTGTLRAAASSGSSIRYTGDCKTSISKSSGGSVSRK; from the coding sequence ATGAAAAGAATACTTTTGATCGCAGTCCTGCTGGGCACCATGATCACCGCAACCACATATTTCGTCTGCATCGCAGCCCCGTCGGTACTCTTCGGCAAGGGCATCAAAGGCAGCGGCAACATCGTCACGCGCACCATCGACGCCCCGGATTTCGACCGTGTGGATGCGGCACGCGCCGTGAAGGTCGTCATCACCGGCAAGGCGACCGATAAAATCACGATCCAAGCCGACGACAATATTATGGAATACGTAGTGGTGGAGGCCAAGGGCGGACGCCTGACGGCGACCATCGACAAGTCGGTCAACAACGTATCGAACGCCGACGTGACCGTGACCGTCCCGGCCAACGGGCGCATCCGCGCACTCGACGCATCGAGCGCCGCACGGATCACGAGCGACGTCACGCTGACGGCCGACAAATTCTCGATCGACGCATCGAGTGCCGCCAGGATCGACGCGGCCGTGAAATCGACCACCTGCGCAGTGGCCGCATCGAGTGCCTCGGACATCGACGCCGCCATCGAAACCGGCACCTGCACGGTAGAGGCATCGAGCGCATCGAAGATCACCCTGAAGGGCTCCGCCGCCGAATGCAGCATCGACATGAGCTCGGCCTCGAAACTCTCGGCCGCCGAATTCACGGTCACCGATTGCAGCGTCGACACGTCGAGCGCCGCCAAGGCTACGGTCAACTGCACGGGCACACTCCGCGCCGCCGCTTCGAGCGGCAGTTCGATCCGTTACACGGGCGACTGCAAGACCAGCATCAGCAAATCGAGCGGAGGCAGCGTAAGCAGGAAATAA
- a CDS encoding PspC domain-containing protein: MKEVKKCSISGVAFTMDADAYQELEKYLDSLKKTYKDTPDGAEIVADIEARIAELILTTQDNTRVVEKPLILNIIHQMGSVEDISEESSDKKAPEEPRIPRRLYRDTENAKLGGVCAGIGKYFDVDPVWIRLGMFLPILLSFLHWIPFMDWTGSMMGNLFGIFVICYVIMWFAVPAARTARQKLEMNGEKITAQSIRETTEATAGCDPDVRAKPIVAEAVSVFGKVVLILLKLFAGLLVFGLIMGACALIIGLFALVVGGGGILSPFFPLGMTLWVPILGIFIVLIPVILLIYVLMCLIASRKPGGTTVLIIFLLWLASFIACACIAIREDVGDRFRAKRNVIEQVLNTEVVIDNDTTTVQKLLKEYESQNVIEDGQKTLHISIPNKSIDITIDKDKAGLEVKADGNRVKVGKSRKASSEKAGQSTQAAAEADADTAAQGQQTE; encoded by the coding sequence ATGAAAGAGGTTAAAAAATGCAGCATATCGGGCGTAGCGTTCACCATGGACGCCGATGCCTACCAGGAGCTGGAGAAATATCTCGACAGCCTGAAAAAGACCTACAAGGATACGCCCGACGGGGCCGAGATCGTCGCTGACATCGAAGCCCGCATCGCCGAACTGATCCTCACCACGCAGGACAACACCCGCGTGGTCGAGAAACCCCTGATCCTGAATATCATCCACCAGATGGGCTCGGTCGAGGACATCTCCGAGGAGAGTTCGGACAAAAAAGCCCCCGAAGAGCCGCGCATCCCGCGCCGCCTGTACCGCGACACGGAGAATGCCAAGCTGGGCGGCGTATGCGCCGGCATCGGCAAGTACTTCGACGTCGATCCCGTATGGATCCGGCTGGGCATGTTCCTGCCGATCCTGCTGAGCTTCTTGCACTGGATTCCGTTCATGGACTGGACGGGGTCGATGATGGGCAACCTGTTCGGTATCTTCGTCATCTGCTACGTCATCATGTGGTTCGCCGTACCGGCGGCACGCACGGCACGCCAGAAACTCGAAATGAACGGCGAAAAAATCACCGCCCAGTCGATCCGCGAGACCACCGAAGCCACCGCAGGCTGCGATCCCGACGTCAGGGCCAAGCCGATCGTGGCGGAGGCCGTCTCGGTCTTCGGCAAGGTGGTGCTGATCCTGCTCAAGCTTTTCGCCGGGCTGCTCGTATTCGGGCTTATCATGGGAGCCTGCGCCCTGATTATCGGGCTGTTCGCCCTGGTCGTGGGCGGCGGAGGCATCCTCTCGCCTTTCTTCCCGCTGGGCATGACGCTGTGGGTACCTATTCTCGGCATATTTATTGTACTGATTCCCGTCATACTGCTCATTTATGTACTGATGTGCCTCATCGCTTCGCGCAAGCCCGGAGGCACGACCGTGCTGATCATCTTCCTGCTGTGGCTCGCGAGCTTCATCGCATGCGCCTGCATCGCCATCCGCGAGGATGTGGGCGACCGGTTCCGCGCCAAGCGAAACGTGATCGAACAGGTGCTCAACACCGAAGTGGTGATCGACAACGACACGACGACGGTACAAAAGCTGCTCAAGGAGTACGAAAGCCAGAACGTCATCGAAGACGGCCAGAAGACACTGCACATCAGTATCCCGAACAAATCGATCGACATTACGATCGACAAAGACAAGGCCGGGCTGGAAGTGAAGGCTGACGGCAATCGGGTGAAGGTGGGGAAAAGCCGCAAGGCTTCCTCAGAAAAGGCCGGCCAGAGCACGCAGGCAGCCGCAGAGGCGGACGCAGACACTGCTGCGCAGGGACAGCAGACCGAATAA
- the pfkA gene encoding 6-phosphofructokinase gives MAGSKCIGILTSGGDAPGMNAAIRAVTRSAIYNGFTVKGIMRGYKGLVYNEIVEFKSQSVSNIIQLGGTILKTARSQEFTTAEGRKAAYDNMVAAGINALVVIGGDGSLTGAGIFAQEYNVPIVGLPGTIDNDLGGTDSTIGYDTALNTIVEAVDKLRDTASSHERLFFVEVMGHTAGYLALNSAIATGSEAAIIPEMDTEVDQLAELINHGFRKSKNSAIVIVAENPKTGGATALAERVKKEFPQYDARVTILGHIQRGGSPTAVDRILASRMGEAAIEAFLDEQRNVMIGIQNGKIVYVPFAKATMHNKGIDRNSLDLVKILSI, from the coding sequence ATGGCTGGCAGCAAATGCATCGGCATTCTCACATCGGGAGGCGACGCCCCCGGCATGAATGCGGCAATACGTGCGGTAACCCGCAGCGCAATCTATAACGGCTTTACGGTAAAGGGAATCATGCGCGGATACAAAGGTCTCGTATACAACGAGATCGTAGAGTTCAAATCCCAGAGCGTAAGCAATATCATCCAACTGGGCGGCACGATTCTCAAAACGGCGCGCAGCCAGGAATTCACCACGGCCGAAGGACGTAAGGCGGCTTACGACAACATGGTCGCAGCCGGCATCAACGCGCTGGTGGTCATCGGCGGCGACGGCTCGCTGACAGGCGCAGGGATTTTCGCGCAGGAGTACAACGTGCCCATCGTAGGGCTTCCCGGGACGATCGACAACGACCTCGGGGGTACGGACTCGACGATCGGCTACGACACGGCGCTGAACACGATCGTGGAGGCGGTCGACAAACTGCGCGATACGGCATCGAGCCACGAGCGCCTCTTCTTCGTCGAGGTGATGGGACATACGGCGGGTTACCTGGCACTGAACAGCGCCATCGCCACGGGTTCCGAAGCGGCTATCATCCCCGAAATGGACACCGAGGTCGACCAGCTGGCCGAACTCATCAACCACGGCTTCCGCAAGAGCAAGAACTCGGCGATCGTCATCGTGGCCGAAAACCCCAAGACGGGCGGCGCCACGGCATTGGCCGAACGTGTCAAGAAGGAGTTCCCGCAGTACGACGCCCGCGTCACGATCCTGGGGCATATCCAGCGCGGCGGGTCGCCGACGGCCGTAGACCGTATCCTCGCCTCGCGGATGGGCGAAGCCGCCATCGAGGCGTTCCTCGACGAACAGCGCAACGTGATGATCGGCATTCAGAACGGCAAGATCGTCTACGTCCCCTTCGCCAAGGCGACCATGCACAACAAGGGCATCGACCGCAATTCGCTCGACCTGGTAAAGATACTCTCCATATAA
- a CDS encoding adenosine kinase, with product MKRVIGIGNALTDMLVNLESDSVLGRFKLAKGSMSLVDTKLQTEISKSVAGLPYSLSLGGSAGNTIRAMAKLGCQVGFIGKVGQDTTGDFFVQALENLGVEPVIFRGSKRSGKCVSLISPDGERTMVTYLGAALELTAAEIDPAIFDGYDCLYIEGYIVQDHDLIRMAARTAKECGLKVAIDLASFNIVAENLEFLRNLVRDYVDIVFANEDEAKTFACEAEPLNALQCISEMCELAVVKIGIKGAMIKHGDEVVHVGILAAAKRVDTTGAGDFYAAGFLAGLCENLSLRQCGTIGAITAGKVIEVVGTTFGEEAWEDISRLVNKVRNEKYLF from the coding sequence ATGAAACGTGTTATCGGCATCGGCAATGCCCTGACGGACATGCTGGTCAACCTGGAATCAGACTCCGTGCTGGGTCGCTTCAAACTCGCCAAAGGCTCGATGAGCCTCGTGGATACCAAACTGCAGACCGAAATCTCGAAATCCGTGGCAGGACTGCCCTACTCGCTCTCGCTCGGCGGTTCGGCCGGCAACACCATCCGCGCCATGGCCAAACTGGGCTGCCAGGTCGGGTTCATCGGCAAGGTCGGACAGGATACGACGGGCGACTTCTTCGTACAGGCACTCGAAAACCTGGGCGTGGAGCCCGTAATCTTCCGTGGTTCGAAACGTTCGGGCAAGTGCGTATCGCTCATCTCGCCCGACGGCGAGCGGACGATGGTCACCTACCTCGGCGCGGCGCTCGAACTGACCGCCGCGGAGATCGACCCGGCGATCTTCGACGGGTACGACTGCCTCTATATCGAAGGTTACATCGTCCAAGACCACGACCTGATCCGCATGGCTGCCCGCACGGCCAAGGAGTGCGGGCTGAAGGTCGCCATCGACCTGGCCAGCTTCAACATCGTGGCCGAAAACCTCGAATTCCTGCGTAACCTTGTCAGGGACTATGTCGACATCGTTTTCGCCAACGAGGACGAAGCCAAGACTTTCGCCTGCGAGGCGGAGCCGCTGAACGCCCTGCAATGCATCTCGGAAATGTGCGAACTGGCCGTGGTGAAAATCGGCATCAAGGGCGCCATGATCAAGCACGGCGACGAGGTGGTGCATGTCGGCATCCTGGCTGCGGCAAAACGCGTCGACACGACGGGCGCCGGGGATTTCTACGCCGCGGGGTTCCTCGCAGGGCTTTGCGAGAACCTCTCGCTGCGCCAGTGCGGCACGATCGGCGCCATCACGGCGGGCAAAGTCATCGAAGTCGTCGGGACTACCTTCGGCGAAGAGGCATGGGAGGACATCTCGCGCCTGGTGAACAAGGTCAGGAACGAGAAATACCTGTTCTGA
- a CDS encoding glycosyltransferase family 2 protein, whose amino-acid sequence MIRLSLIIPTHNRAGQFLAALESVVRQDMPAGEWECVVVNNNSTDDTPARFAAFAARYPALNLRMVTETGPGVSYARNRGIAETSAPYMAFIDDDERINAGFIRAYVEFFDAHPDAVVAGGRIIAEYVSGRPAWMSKYTELPVANPMDFGHAVRPFPAGRVPGGGNMAFRRSATARYGGFDPSLGRVGRMLIGGEENDFFERMMRGGETCWYVPNAVMWHIIPPGKLTEDYFRRLCYNVGVSQRLRAGIYRRYPKAVVLECMKWAATLLLSLTMSPRKSLWLIRMRYEISRGLFSRAGH is encoded by the coding sequence ATGATCCGCCTCTCGCTCATAATCCCGACGCATAATCGTGCCGGGCAGTTTCTCGCGGCGCTCGAATCCGTCGTGCGGCAGGACATGCCCGCCGGGGAGTGGGAGTGCGTGGTGGTGAACAACAATTCGACGGACGATACGCCCGCCCGGTTCGCGGCCTTCGCGGCACGGTATCCGGCGCTCAACCTGCGCATGGTGACCGAGACCGGCCCGGGGGTTTCCTATGCCCGCAACCGGGGGATCGCGGAAACTTCGGCGCCCTACATGGCCTTCATCGACGACGACGAACGTATCAATGCGGGGTTTATCCGGGCGTATGTCGAATTCTTCGATGCACATCCCGATGCCGTCGTGGCCGGGGGGCGCATCATTGCCGAGTATGTCTCGGGACGTCCGGCGTGGATGTCGAAATATACCGAACTGCCTGTCGCCAACCCGATGGATTTCGGCCATGCCGTACGGCCTTTTCCTGCCGGACGTGTTCCCGGGGGAGGCAACATGGCTTTCCGCCGCTCCGCAACCGCCCGATACGGCGGGTTCGACCCCTCGCTGGGGCGTGTGGGACGGATGCTGATCGGTGGCGAGGAAAACGATTTCTTCGAACGCATGATGCGCGGCGGCGAGACATGCTGGTATGTCCCCAATGCCGTCATGTGGCATATTATCCCGCCCGGGAAACTCACCGAGGACTATTTCCGCCGCCTTTGCTACAACGTCGGCGTGAGCCAGCGCCTGCGGGCGGGCATCTACCGCCGTTATCCGAAAGCCGTTGTGCTGGAATGTATGAAATGGGCGGCTACGCTGTTGCTTTCGCTGACGATGTCCCCCCGTAAATCATTGTGGCTGATTCGTATGCGTTACGAGATCAGCCGGGGGCTTTTCTCCCGTGCCGGCCATTGA
- a CDS encoding protein-disulfide reductase DsbD family protein yields the protein MHNLFRTLLLPIAALFAVTAVSAQNVSWKSTVEHLDGDMYRIVLEASIPAPYHMYDMGPYEGGPNATTITFTAGAGATLEGGVEQLSTPERHYDKTFEMEIGTFAGKALFAQRVKLAAEKAAVTAQLEWMICDDTSCMPPEDTEMTIDLTAQAGAATASAATPQDTAPAGTADKAAVAEAPDNAGGGSAQAAAEPAQKDAAGGGSLWALIIEAILWGFAALLTPCVFPMVPMTVSFFMKSSGSPAMGRFRAGMYGFFIVALYTLPIAAIIVITRIVGGDAVTADIFNWLATHWLPNILFFLVFMVFAASFFGAFEITMPSWMVNKTDSKADSKGLAGIFFMALTLVLVSFSCTGPIVGSVLIKSTSGEFWSPIVTMLAFSVAFALPFTVFAFFPSMLKKLPKSGGWLNSVKVVLGFIEVALGMKFLSVADQTYHWGLLDREIYLAVWIVTFSLLGLYLLGKIKFAHDSDTPYLGVGRLALAIVIFSFVVYLIPGMWGAPLKGLSGYLPPLHTQDFVIGKEAQAPSGTEARMLLTVEGQKPKHSDFLHLPHGLEGFFDLKEAEAYAAKVGKPLFIDFTGHGCVNCREMEARVWADPQVLDILRNDYVIVALYSDDKKVLPESDWVTTDAGKVLKSLGKINSYYALKTYGVNAQPYYVLQGRNGKQLVPPRGYDLNIDNFVGFLKSGVEAYNAQK from the coding sequence ATGCACAATCTGTTTCGTACCCTTTTGCTGCCCATAGCGGCCCTGTTTGCCGTGACGGCGGTCTCGGCGCAAAACGTAAGCTGGAAAAGCACCGTGGAGCACCTCGACGGCGACATGTACCGGATCGTACTCGAAGCCTCGATCCCCGCGCCTTACCATATGTATGACATGGGGCCCTATGAAGGCGGGCCCAATGCCACGACGATCACCTTCACCGCGGGTGCCGGGGCTACGCTTGAGGGCGGCGTAGAGCAACTCTCCACTCCCGAGCGCCACTACGACAAGACCTTCGAGATGGAGATCGGCACCTTTGCCGGCAAGGCGCTCTTCGCCCAGCGGGTGAAGCTCGCGGCCGAAAAGGCCGCCGTCACGGCCCAGCTGGAGTGGATGATCTGCGACGACACGAGCTGCATGCCGCCCGAGGATACGGAAATGACGATCGACCTGACGGCACAGGCCGGCGCAGCGACGGCATCGGCCGCCACGCCGCAGGATACGGCCCCAGCCGGGACTGCGGACAAGGCCGCCGTTGCGGAAGCCCCGGACAATGCCGGCGGAGGCTCGGCACAGGCCGCAGCGGAACCTGCGCAGAAAGACGCCGCAGGCGGAGGCTCGCTGTGGGCGTTGATCATCGAGGCGATCCTGTGGGGTTTCGCAGCCTTGCTGACCCCCTGCGTATTCCCCATGGTGCCGATGACCGTATCGTTCTTCATGAAAAGCTCCGGCAGCCCCGCGATGGGACGTTTCCGCGCCGGCATGTACGGGTTCTTCATCGTCGCGCTCTACACGCTGCCGATAGCCGCGATCATCGTCATCACACGCATCGTCGGGGGCGATGCCGTGACGGCCGACATCTTCAACTGGCTGGCGACGCACTGGCTGCCCAATATTCTTTTCTTCCTCGTATTCATGGTATTCGCCGCATCGTTCTTCGGGGCGTTCGAAATTACCATGCCCTCCTGGATGGTCAACAAAACCGACAGCAAAGCCGACTCGAAAGGTCTGGCCGGCATCTTCTTCATGGCCCTGACCCTCGTGCTGGTATCCTTCTCCTGCACGGGCCCGATCGTAGGTTCGGTGCTTATCAAATCGACGTCGGGCGAATTCTGGAGCCCGATCGTCACCATGCTGGCGTTTTCCGTCGCCTTCGCGCTTCCCTTCACCGTCTTCGCCTTCTTCCCGTCGATGCTCAAGAAGCTGCCCAAAAGCGGCGGATGGCTCAACTCGGTGAAGGTCGTACTGGGATTCATCGAGGTGGCGCTCGGCATGAAGTTCCTCTCGGTCGCCGACCAGACCTACCACTGGGGGCTGCTCGACCGCGAGATATACCTCGCCGTATGGATCGTGACCTTCTCGCTCCTGGGGCTCTATCTGCTGGGAAAAATCAAATTTGCGCATGACAGCGATACGCCCTATCTGGGCGTAGGCCGCCTGGCACTGGCCATCGTCATCTTCTCGTTCGTCGTATACCTGATCCCCGGCATGTGGGGCGCCCCGCTCAAAGGCCTCTCGGGCTACCTGCCGCCGCTGCATACGCAGGATTTCGTGATCGGGAAGGAAGCGCAGGCCCCTTCGGGCACAGAAGCACGCATGCTGCTGACCGTCGAGGGACAGAAACCCAAGCACAGCGATTTCCTGCACCTGCCCCACGGCCTCGAAGGATTCTTCGACCTGAAAGAAGCCGAGGCCTATGCCGCTAAGGTCGGCAAACCGCTCTTCATCGACTTCACGGGTCACGGATGCGTCAACTGCCGCGAAATGGAAGCCCGCGTATGGGCAGACCCGCAGGTGCTCGACATCCTGCGCAACGACTACGTGATCGTGGCGCTCTACTCCGACGACAAGAAAGTGCTTCCCGAAAGCGACTGGGTAACGACCGACGCGGGAAAGGTGCTTAAAAGCCTCGGCAAGATAAACTCGTATTACGCCCTGAAAACCTACGGGGTAAATGCCCAGCCTTACTACGTGCTCCAGGGACGGAACGGGAAACAACTCGTGCCGCCCCGCGGATACGACCTCAACATCGACAATTTCGTGGGATTCCTCAAGAGCGGCGTCGAAGCCTACAACGCCCAAAAATAA
- a CDS encoding PLP-dependent cysteine synthase family protein, with product MVKKNILGTIGGTPMVRINRLCPNPNVNIYAKLEGFNPTGSIKDRIALRMIEEAEQDGRLTPGKTIIEPTSGNTGIGLAIVGIVKGYPVEIVMSSAVSVERRKIIRSYGAKVILTPAEEGTDGAIRLARSKVAGDPDKYFMPDQFANAGNYLAHYQSTALEIWQQTGGRIDYLVCAIGTSGTLMGLSRFLKVMKPDIRVVCAQPIRGHYIQGLKNMEEAIVPDIYDPSQIDMQEMVESEEAIAMAREIIAREAIFAGMSSGAAMLAAVRTAQRIERGNIVVVFPDRAEKYLSTTMFDEFAD from the coding sequence ATGGTAAAAAAGAATATTTTGGGTACTATCGGGGGAACCCCGATGGTGCGGATCAACCGGCTTTGCCCCAACCCGAACGTCAATATCTATGCGAAACTCGAAGGTTTCAACCCCACGGGCAGCATCAAAGACCGCATTGCGCTCCGGATGATTGAGGAGGCCGAACAGGACGGGCGCCTCACGCCCGGCAAGACGATCATCGAACCGACGTCGGGCAATACGGGCATCGGCCTGGCCATCGTTGGCATCGTCAAGGGATATCCCGTGGAGATCGTGATGAGCAGCGCCGTGTCGGTCGAGCGGCGTAAAATAATTCGTTCCTATGGTGCGAAGGTGATCCTTACGCCCGCCGAGGAGGGAACCGACGGGGCGATCCGCCTGGCCCGCAGCAAGGTGGCCGGCGACCCCGACAAATATTTCATGCCCGACCAGTTTGCCAATGCGGGCAATTACCTGGCGCATTACCAGTCTACGGCACTGGAAATATGGCAGCAGACAGGCGGCAGGATCGACTACCTGGTCTGTGCGATCGGTACGTCGGGGACGCTGATGGGGCTTTCGCGGTTCCTGAAGGTGATGAAGCCCGACATCAGGGTCGTCTGCGCGCAACCCATACGGGGCCATTATATCCAGGGATTGAAGAATATGGAGGAGGCTATCGTCCCGGACATTTACGATCCTTCGCAGATCGACATGCAGGAGATGGTCGAGAGCGAAGAGGCGATCGCCATGGCGCGGGAGATCATTGCCAGGGAGGCGATCTTCGCCGGCATGAGCAGCGGCGCCGCGATGCTGGCGGCCGTGCGCACTGCGCAGCGCATCGAACGGGGCAATATCGTGGTGGTTTTCCCCGACCGTGCCGAGAAATACCTGAGTACGACGATGTTCGACGAGTTCGCGGACTGA
- a CDS encoding DUF2867 domain-containing protein yields MKVYKSPLPENSRIIRYPDANYRDCFRCRLQNPGKVSPNQVMAAFWTTSPAWLKFLFRLRDLLVRPFGLKTGEGPSREKLEEALDNGESYGFMSLAERTADETIVALDDKHLVAYMSIYIEGGQVFASTVVRYHNKLGVVYFNLIRPFHVLVVKNLFKQMMRERGF; encoded by the coding sequence ATGAAAGTATACAAATCGCCTCTCCCGGAAAATTCGCGGATCATCCGCTACCCCGACGCCAATTATCGCGACTGCTTCCGCTGCCGCCTGCAAAATCCGGGGAAAGTATCCCCGAATCAGGTGATGGCGGCATTCTGGACGACCAGCCCGGCATGGCTGAAGTTTCTCTTCCGGCTGCGCGACCTGCTGGTCAGGCCCTTCGGGCTGAAAACCGGGGAGGGACCCAGCCGGGAAAAACTGGAAGAAGCCCTCGATAACGGCGAGAGCTACGGTTTCATGTCCCTCGCCGAAAGGACGGCCGACGAAACGATCGTCGCCCTGGACGACAAACACCTGGTGGCCTACATGTCCATCTACATCGAAGGCGGCCAAGTCTTCGCGAGCACGGTCGTGAGATACCACAACAAACTGGGAGTGGTCTATTTCAACCTCATCCGTCCGTTCCACGTCCTCGTCGTGAAAAACCTTTTCAAACAGATGATGCGCGAACGCGGATTCTGA
- a CDS encoding HIRAN domain-containing protein: MDKLLGYLLVGIIGYVVVVALLNTLGIPEGWSWAIPAIIILLLVLVFFALHKYGIQDAPELNTDNSEEVEYHIVGMKYRKLTDDELESFSGGYLMIDPDNQYDSEAVGVYNFDEKCVGYIPRPYNVELFTILQQSSAGTLPVRGWIDKSYDYGKKAWVGRVYVKKKYFNTSNNQEYN; the protein is encoded by the coding sequence ATGGATAAGCTATTGGGTTATCTGCTTGTTGGCATCATTGGTTATGTCGTTGTAGTGGCATTATTGAATACTCTGGGGATACCCGAAGGCTGGAGTTGGGCAATTCCTGCAATTATTATTTTATTACTCGTATTGGTGTTTTTTGCGCTCCATAAGTATGGTATACAAGATGCTCCCGAATTAAATACCGATAATTCTGAAGAGGTCGAATATCATATTGTTGGTATGAAATATCGGAAGCTGACTGATGATGAACTTGAATCATTTTCCGGAGGGTATTTAATGATTGACCCGGATAATCAGTATGACTCCGAGGCAGTAGGAGTATATAATTTTGATGAAAAATGTGTAGGGTATATACCGAGACCGTATAATGTTGAACTTTTCACTATCCTTCAGCAATCTTCTGCGGGCACTCTCCCCGTGAGAGGGTGGATTGATAAAAGCTATGATTATGGTAAAAAGGCTTGGGTGGGTAGAGTTTATGTTAAGAAAAAATATTTTAATACCTCTAATAATCAAGAGTATAACTAA
- a CDS encoding helix-turn-helix domain-containing protein: protein MQSSVKERLIEFIKSQGLSQGRFEKLLGFSNGYVNNISKGIGGDKLQKIICEFPQLNIDWLLSGNGNMLVGSKEILLPNVEVPREVFDKLVLLIETVSSQQGTIADQQRMNSEQGKLIADMYQKIDRLTSSGSRTARTEDDAGCAAAK from the coding sequence ATGCAATCATCAGTAAAAGAACGACTTATAGAATTTATAAAATCGCAAGGATTAAGTCAAGGTAGATTTGAAAAGCTACTTGGTTTTTCAAATGGCTATGTAAATAACATATCTAAAGGTATCGGAGGAGATAAGTTACAGAAAATAATCTGTGAATTTCCGCAGCTTAATATTGACTGGCTTTTATCCGGTAATGGAAATATGCTTGTTGGCAGCAAAGAAATATTACTGCCCAACGTAGAAGTTCCTCGCGAGGTATTTGACAAATTGGTGTTACTAATCGAAACAGTCAGTTCCCAGCAGGGGACGATTGCGGATCAGCAGAGAATGAATTCAGAGCAGGGCAAGTTGATTGCTGATATGTACCAGAAAATCGACCGCCTGACGTCATCGGGGAGTCGCACTGCCCGCACGGAAGACGATGCCGGATGTGCCGCTGCAAAATAG